In the genome of Afipia felis ATCC 53690, the window CAGGAGATCGTGGTTGGGCACGACTTCCGCGGCTATTCGGCCTCGATCAAATACGCGCTGATCTCGGGTTTGCTGGCGGCGGGTTGCAAGGTGCATGACATCGGGCTCGCGGTGACGCCGATGGCGTATTTCGCGCAGTTCGATCTCGACGTGCCCTGTGTGGCGATGGTCACGGCCTCCCACAACGACAATGGCTGGACTGGTGTGAAGATGGGCGCGAACCGTCCGCTCACCTTCGGTCCCGACGAGATGACGCGGCTGAAGGAGATCGTGCTCAACGCCGCGTTCAAGCCGAAGCCGGCGGGCGGCTACCAATTTCATGAAAACTTCCCGGCGCGCTATATCGCCGATCTCACCAACCGCAAGCCGTTCTCGCGCCGCATCCGCGCGGTGGTCGCCTGTGGTAACGGCACCGCGGGTGCGTTCGCGCCGCAGGTGCTGGAAAAGCTCGGCGTCGATGTTATCCCGCTCGATGTCGAACTCGATCACACCTTCCCGAAGTACAATCCGAATCCGGAAGACATGGAGATGCTGCACGCGATTCGCGATGCGGTGCTCGCCAACAAAGCGGACGTCGGTTTGGGTTTCGATGGTGACGGTGACCGCTGTGGCGTTGTCGATGACACTGGCGAGGAAATTTTTGCGGACAAGGTCGGCGTGATGCTCGCGCGCGACATGTCGGCGATCCACAAGAATGCGCAGTTCGTCGTCGATGTGAAATCGACCGGCTTGTTCGTGACGGATCCCGTGCTGCAGAAGCAAGGTGTCCACGCGAGCTACTGGAAGACCGGCCATTCCTACATGAAGCGGCGCACGCACGAGCTCGGCGCGCTGGCCGGTTTCGAGAAGTCCGGCCACTTCTTCTTCAACCCGCCAGTCGGTCGCGGTTACGACGACGGTCTCGTCTCGGCGATCGCGATCTGCGAGATGCTCGAGCGTGCGGGCAACAAGAAGATGTCCGACCTGAAGAACGCTCTGCCGAAAACCTGGTCGTCGCCGACCATGTCGCCGCATTGCGCGGACGAAGCCAAGTACGGCATCGTCGCCGATGTGGTGAAGCATTTCGAAGCGGCTCAGGCGAAAGGCGACAAGGTTGCCGGTCAGCCGATCCGCGATCTCGTCACCGTCAACGGCGTGCGTGTCACCTGCGAGGACGGAAGCTGGGGGCTCATTCGCGCTTCATCGAACAAGCCCGAGCTTGTCGTCGTGGTTGAAAGTCCGGTTTCCGAGCAGCGCATGCGCGACATGTTCGAGGCGATGGATTCCGTGCTGCGCACCCACCCCGAAGTCGGCGAGTACAATCAGAAAATCTGATTGCCGCTTACTGAGGTTTCTCGACGATCAGCTTCTCGAACTCGCGTTCGGCCTGCGTGACGTGATGCTCCTTGTGGCGCAGCCGGAAGAAGCGCCGCGATGGCAGCGGGATTTTCAGTTCGGTCAACGCACCTGAATTCAGCAGGTTCGCGACCACGATGCGCGAGATGACAGTCGCGCCGGCGCCGGCGACGACGGCGGCGCGCACCGATTCGTTCGACGGCAGTTCGAGACCGATGGCGATATCGTTGCGGGCGATGCCGAGCCCGGCGAGAACCGTCTCAAGCACATGGCGCGTGCCTGAGCCTGGCTCGCGAACGACCCATTTCCCATCCTTGAGTTGTTCGGCGGTCGGCTTCTTCATCGCTGCCCATGGGTGAGTGGCGGCGACCACCAGCGCAAGCTCATCGTTCGCAACATTGGTGATAGACAGGCCTGTATCTTCGACATCGCCTTCGATGAAGCCGAGATCGGCAAGCCCGCTATGCACCCATGCCGTGACCTGTTCGGTGTTGCCGATCTTCAGCGTCACGTTGATACCGGGATAGCGCTGACGGTAACGGTGGATCAACGGCGGCAGCCAGTAATTGCCGACGGTCTGGCTCGCCGCGAGCGACAGCGAACCACGGGTGAGGCCGGTGAGATCGGCGAGCAGGGCTTCGGCGGCGGCGGCGCGCGCCAGAACCGCGCGCGCCTCAATGACGAATTGCCGCCCCGCATCGGTCAGCTTGATGCTGCGGCCGATGCGGTCGAACAGCTTGATCGCATAACGGTCTTCAAGTGCTGCGATGGCAGCACTTGTCGCCGACTGGGTGAGATTGAGAACGCCGGCGGCACGAGTCATATGCTCCTGTTCCGCGACCGCAACGAAGATACGAAGCTGCTCCAGCGTCATTCATGGTCCTAAGTCGTCAGCTTGATCAGCATCAGGCTGAACAAGGAAATGAAAATCGATGCCGCCGCGCCGACTGCCAGCGGGCGAAGCCCCTTAGCGTACAGCTTGCCGATATCGGTTTCGAGCCCCATCGCGGCGAGCGCCATGGTCAGCAGGAAGGTCGTAACCGATACAATCACGGACTTGGCTTCCGGAGGTATCGTGATGATGCTGTTGAGGGCAATCATCGCAATGAAGCCGAGCACGAACCACGGCATCGGTGGGCGCGCACTGGAGGTGCCGCTGCTGCGGCGGGCCGCGGCCACGCCGAGCGCGATGACCAGTGGTGCCAGCAGTGTCACGCGCGACAGCTTGGCGATGGTGCCGAACTCGCCGGCCTGACGGCCTTCCTGGAAGGCTGCCGCCACCACCTGGGCGATCTCATGGATGGAAGAGCCTGCCCACAGGCCGTAGGCGCGCGGATCGAGATGCAGCAGGGTGCCGAGTGTTGGATAGGCGAACATAGCGATCGAGCCGAACACCGTGACGCATGCGACGGCGTAGGCGACATCCTCGTCATGCGCGTCGGTGACAGTGTTGGTCGCGATCACGGCCGATGCGCCGCAGACTGAGGTGCCCGCGCCGATCAACTGGGCGAGCTTGGGGTCGATGCCCATCATGCGGCCGAACCAGCCCGTGAAAAGGAAAGTTGCAGCCAGCGTCACCGCAATGATGCCGATGCCGGTTGCGCCGACTTCGCCAATCTGCGTCGCCGTGAGCTGCAGGCCGAGCATGATGATTGCGAAGCGCAGGACCCGCCGCAGCGAAAAAGTCACGCCTGGCTTGGCGCTCACAGGCGTCCCGACGACGTTATGGAAGATCATGCCAAGCAGGATCGCGATGATCAGCGGGCTGAAGGTCGAGACAACGGGCAGGAGGTGCACGCCATAGGCGGCGCAGGCGACCAGCGTCGTCAGGAACAGGCCGGGCCAGATCCCGGTGATTTGAAAACGGGCGGCGGGGCGTGACTTCTCCTCGTCGGCGGCGGTGTAGGTGATGGTGGACATTGGCCGAACTCCTTGAATACGGCCACTGATCGCAAGTAACGATCAATCGTTCAAACTCATTATATATGTATTTTTAACATATAAAATCGATTATTCGGAATAAATGATGGAGCGCGCGCAAAAGAAAACGCGCCGCTGATGAGGCGGCGCGTTTTCGCTAGGAATTGCGGGCTTGTTATCAGGCCGGATTCAAGGCCGGGACGGGCAGGGCCGTCACAGATTTGATCTTTTCCATCGCGAAGCGCGAGGTGACGTTCTTTAACGCCACGGCGCTGATGAGCTTCTTGTAGAACACGTCGTAGCTCTGCATGTCGGCGACGACAACGCGCAGCATGTAATCGACGTCGCCCGCCATCCGGTAGAATTCCATCACTTCGGGCATGGCCTTCACGGCACCGGCGAATTTCTTCAGCCACGCGTCGGAATGGTCGCCGCTCTCCACCGAGACAAAGACAGTGATGCCGAGGCCGATCTTGTTCTGATCGACGAGCGCCACGCGGCGCAGGATGATGCCTTCGGCTTCGAGCCGCTGGATGCGCTTCCAGCAGGGCGTAGACGACAGGCCGACCCGGTCGCCGATTTCGGCAACGGAGAGAGAGGCATCGTCCTGCAGCACGGTCAGGATCTTGCGGTCGATGGCATCAAGCCGGCGAGGTGTATCGAGCGCGGCAGGTGCGAGGTCGGCGTCTGACATTGGAAACATTCTTCTAATGAAGTGGGATATGAAAACTTCATATAGAAGAATATTCTAAATCACAAGTCCAGAATCCGGAATATTCCGTCAGGCGAAGTGCGGGATGGCTGATTTGGTCAAAAACTCTTCCACTTCAACGCGTTGAGGCGAGCCGAAGGCCCCACCATGCCGGGTGCATTTCAGCGCTGCGGCGGCGGCGGAAAAGCGCACCGCGGCTTCAAGGGGTTGGCCTTCCGCGATCGCTATGGTGAAGGCGCCGTGGAACACGTCGCCCGCACCCAGCGTATCCACCGCTGCGATCGGGAAGGCCGCCATGTGGCGAACGTTGCCGTCTTCGAGCCAGGTCATCCCGCCCGCGCCATTGGTGACCCCGACGAACGCCGGTGTCAGTGCTGCGATTGTCCGCAGCGCGGCGATGCCGTCCTCGGCGCCTGTGGCCGCGTGCAGAGCCTCGGCGGAAAACACGATGTGTGTGGAAGCTTGCAGGAGAGGCTCGTCCAGCGGCATCGCGCGGTCGGCGTCGAGGATAACCGGAATGCCGCGCCGCTTGGCTTCGAAGCAGAGGTCGCGCACGAAAACACAACGGTTCTCGGTCAGGACCGCCTCGCAATCCTTCAGCAGTTCGTTGGTGTCCGGCAGCGTGACGTCCCACATTTTCGGATCGCGATAGGTGACGATGGTCCGCTCGCCGGTGTGGTCGATCATGATGTTGGAGATCGGCGTCACGAGACCCGGCATCTGCACCATAGCGCTGCCGTCGATGCCTTCGCGCGCGAGATCCTCGAAAATCTGTTCGGCGGCTTTCTCGCCGACATGGCCCATGGGGCCCGACATCAGGACGCGGCCGCCCAGGCGCGCGATGGCGATGGAGGCGTTCAGCGCATTGCCGCCGCTATATTCGGTGAAATGCGTGGCGCGCATCTTGTTGCCCCGCGCGGGAATACTCTCGACGCGAAACACCAGATCGCGCACAGGCATGCCGACACAGAGAATGTTCGGGGCGACCGGTCGAGGCTGTGCAGTCATATGGGTTCCCCCAAATCAGGCAAGACGGCTCAAGGAAAACAGCGGGAACGCCTGCTGGGTTCCAGCATGCTGAATGCCATCTCGCCAAAGCGCGTGGTTCAGGTGATCCAGATTTTCTCGCGCAGCGCCTGCGTAAATCTTACGGCCTCCGCCGGATCGTAAGGCGCGGCCGCCACCAAGCCCCAGACCGGTCGCGGCCACGCGGCGTCGCTGGTCCGGCGCGCGATGATGTGGACATGCAGTTGCGGCACGACATTCCCGAGCGCGGCGACATTGAGCTTGTCCGGCTTGGTGATCTCCTTCAGCGCACGCGAGACACGATTGATCTCGGTGGTGAGTTGCGCCTGTTCGACCTCATTGAGATCGATCAGGTCGGAAGCCCCTGCACGGCGCGGCACCAGCAGCAGCCACGGGTAGTTGGAATCCTTGATGATGAGGAGGCGAGACAGCGGCAGGTCGCCGACTTCAAGCGTGTCCTTTGCGAGTTGGTGGTGAAGCGACCACGATGACGACATGCGGGCCTCGAAATTGATTCTGCAATGTGACCACTCTATCAGGCGGAAGCGCGGACGTGGGGAACCCTGTATCCGTCGGAATGCGCATCCGGTGCCTCCCTGAGTGTGTCCTGGCGTCCGTGTAAAGCGGTAAAACGGCCGATGCCTTGCTTGCTTTCCCTTCGGTTTGGCCCCAAATAGGCGTCGGGAGATTGGCGGTGGACGAGCCACTCGCCAACCGGGTCAGGTCCGGAAGGAAGCAGCCCTAACGAGGTCCGGATCGGGTCGCTCGTCAGTCTCCTACCTCTTTTCATGCCGGGGCCGGCGCGATGCTGGTCGACTGCCCGCCGTTTCGCGTGGCAGAGCGGCGCGCCCGATGAACCAATGCGGATCGTTCGATGCCCGATTCCGACCTCCCAGGCCTGAGTGCGGGCGATCAAGCGGGCCTTGGCCTCGCCGATACGGGAGCGGCTGGGACCGCAAGCGCATCCGGCTACCGCGTTCTGGCGCGCAAATATCGTCCTTCGAATTTCAACGATCTGATCGGCCAGGAGGCAATGGTCCGCACCGTTTCGAATGCGTTCGAGACCGGACGCATTCCGCAGGCCTGGATTCTCACCGGGGTGCGCGGCGTCGGCAAGACCACGACCGCGCGCATCCTGGCGCGCGCGCTGAACTACGAACTGCCCGATGGCTCGGTGAAGGGGCCGACCATCGCCATGCCGACGCCCGGCGTCCACTGTCAGGCGATCATGGAGAGCCGTCACATCGACGTGCTCGAAATGGACGCGGCTTCGCACACCGGCATCGACGACGTGCGCCAGATCACCGACGGCGTGCGTTATGCGCCGTCGAGCGCGCGCTACAAGGTCTACATCATCGACGAAGTCCACATGCTGTCGGAGAAGGCGTTCAACGCCTTCCTCAAGACGCTGGAGGAGCCGCCGGAGCACGCCAAGTTCGTGTTCGCGACCACTGAAATTCGCAAAGTGCCGGTGACGGTGCTGTCGCGCTGCCAGCGCTTCGATCTGCGCCGTGTCGATGCCGACGTGCTGATGTCCCATCTCGGCAACATCGTAACGCGCGAAGGCGTCGAGGCGGAGCCCGAGGCGCTGGGGCTGATCGCGCGCGCGGCCGAAGGCTCGGTGCGCGATTCGCTGTCGCTGCTCGATCAGGCGATCGCGCATGCGGCGGGTCTCGTGCGTGCCGAAGATGTGCGGCAGATGCTCGGCCTCGCCGATCGCACGCGCGTAATCGATCTGTTCGAACATCTTGCCAAGGGCGACATCGCCAGCGCCTTTGCCGAATTCCGCGAACAGTACGACACCGGCGCCGATCCGGTCGTGGTGCTGAGCGATCTCGCCGAATTCGTGAATTTCGTCACACGCGTGAAGGTGGTGCCCGCGACGGCGGATAACGTCGCGCTCGGCGAAGCGGAACGCACGCGCGGCCGCGAGTTCGCCACCAAGCTCTCGATGCGCGTGCTGTCGCGGATGTGGCAGATGCTGCTCAAGGGCATTGCTGAAGTGCAGAATGCCACGCGCCCACAGGCCGCCGCCGAAATGGTGCTGGTCCGCATCGCCTATGTCGCGGACCTGCCGACGCCGGATGAAGCGATCAAGATGATCGGTGAGGGCGGAGGTGCACCGGCTGCGTCGTCGGCTGTTTCCAGCGGGGGTGCTGCGCCTCGCTCGCTTGTGCCATCCGCGCTAGCTGATCGGAACGCGGCGCCGCGTGGAATTGTATCGCCTGTGATGGGCTTAGCTGGTGCACGCACGGGCAACGAGACAATGGCTCGGCAGCAACCGCGACCCGTGGAAGTCGCAGCGACGCAGGCGGCACCGACATTGCGGCTGTCGAGTTACCCCGAAATCGTCGCGCTCGCCAGCGAGAAACGTGATATTGCGCTCAAGGCCGCGCTGGAGGCTGACCTGCGGTTGGTGCGCATGGAAGACGGCAGGCTCGAGATTGCACTCGAGCGCAGCGCCGCGCGCTCGGTGGTCAACGATCTGCAGCGCAAGCTTGAACAATGGACCGGCCGCCGCTGGGCGGTGATCGTCTCCAACGAGGAAGGCCAGCCGACGCTGCGCGCGCAGGCGCGGGAGCAAAAGGATAAACTGACCGAGGACGTACAGGCTGATCCGCGCGTGCAGGCGGTGATGGCGGCGTTCCCTGGCACCCAGGTGGTTGATGTGCGGCGTCTCGCGCCGGAGCCGCCGCCGGCGGTCATGCCCATCGAGGACGACGCCGATGGTGACGATGATGATCTCTGAGATTGTGAGAAGGACAATGAATGGCTGATTTTCTCGGCATGATGAAGCAGGCCGCCCAGCTTCAGTCGAAAATGAAGGAAATGCAGGAGCAGCTCGATCTGATCGAGGTCGAGGGCTCGGCTGGGGGCAACATGGTCACCGTGCGCATGACCGCGAAGATGGAACTGAAGTCTGTGTCTATCGATCCCTCGCTGATGAAGGCCGAGGAGCGCGAGGTGCTGGAGGATCTTCTCGTCGCAGCCCAGAACGACGCGCGCCGCAAGGCGGAAGAGGCGATGCAGGAGCGGATGCAAGCCATCACCGGCGGCCTCAACATTCCGGGGTTGGGCCTCGGCTGACATGGCCTCCACGGTTGCCGGACCCGAGATCGAGCGGCTGATCCAGTTGCTGGCGCGGCTGCCGGGCCTTGGCCCGCGTTCGGCGCGGCGTGCGGCGCTGCATCTCATCAAGAAGCGCGAAGCGCTGATGGCACCCCTTACCAGCGCGCTGCAGGTCGCGATCGAGCGCATTCAGGTGTGCAGCACCTGCGGCAATATCGACACGCAGAATCCGTGCACGATCTGCACCGATCCGCGCCGCGATCCGTCGATCATCGTCGTGGTTGCCGATGTCGCCGATCTCTGGGCGCTGGAGCGGGCGCATGCGACGCAGGGCCGTTATCATGTGCTGGGCGCGACATTGTCACCGCTCGATGGCATT includes:
- a CDS encoding phosphomannomutase/phosphoglucomutase; this encodes MFPKPKAELKPNTYAYESEPMVKATGFREYDARWLFGKEINLMGIQALGMGLGTMIGEMGVKQEIVVGHDFRGYSASIKYALISGLLAAGCKVHDIGLAVTPMAYFAQFDLDVPCVAMVTASHNDNGWTGVKMGANRPLTFGPDEMTRLKEIVLNAAFKPKPAGGYQFHENFPARYIADLTNRKPFSRRIRAVVACGNGTAGAFAPQVLEKLGVDVIPLDVELDHTFPKYNPNPEDMEMLHAIRDAVLANKADVGLGFDGDGDRCGVVDDTGEEIFADKVGVMLARDMSAIHKNAQFVVDVKSTGLFVTDPVLQKQGVHASYWKTGHSYMKRRTHELGALAGFEKSGHFFFNPPVGRGYDDGLVSAIAICEMLERAGNKKMSDLKNALPKTWSSPTMSPHCADEAKYGIVADVVKHFEAAQAKGDKVAGQPIRDLVTVNGVRVTCEDGSWGLIRASSNKPELVVVVESPVSEQRMRDMFEAMDSVLRTHPEVGEYNQKI
- a CDS encoding LysR family transcriptional regulator encodes the protein MTLEQLRIFVAVAEQEHMTRAAGVLNLTQSATSAAIAALEDRYAIKLFDRIGRSIKLTDAGRQFVIEARAVLARAAAAEALLADLTGLTRGSLSLAASQTVGNYWLPPLIHRYRQRYPGINVTLKIGNTEQVTAWVHSGLADLGFIEGDVEDTGLSITNVANDELALVVAATHPWAAMKKPTAEQLKDGKWVVREPGSGTRHVLETVLAGLGIARNDIAIGLELPSNESVRAAVVAGAGATVISRIVVANLLNSGALTELKIPLPSRRFFRLRHKEHHVTQAEREFEKLIVEKPQ
- a CDS encoding YeiH family protein, producing MSTITYTAADEEKSRPAARFQITGIWPGLFLTTLVACAAYGVHLLPVVSTFSPLIIAILLGMIFHNVVGTPVSAKPGVTFSLRRVLRFAIIMLGLQLTATQIGEVGATGIGIIAVTLAATFLFTGWFGRMMGIDPKLAQLIGAGTSVCGASAVIATNTVTDAHDEDVAYAVACVTVFGSIAMFAYPTLGTLLHLDPRAYGLWAGSSIHEIAQVVAAAFQEGRQAGEFGTIAKLSRVTLLAPLVIALGVAAARRSSGTSSARPPMPWFVLGFIAMIALNSIITIPPEAKSVIVSVTTFLLTMALAAMGLETDIGKLYAKGLRPLAVGAAASIFISLFSLMLIKLTT
- a CDS encoding Lrp/AsnC family transcriptional regulator — its product is MSDADLAPAALDTPRRLDAIDRKILTVLQDDASLSVAEIGDRVGLSSTPCWKRIQRLEAEGIILRRVALVDQNKIGLGITVFVSVESGDHSDAWLKKFAGAVKAMPEVMEFYRMAGDVDYMLRVVVADMQSYDVFYKKLISAVALKNVTSRFAMEKIKSVTALPVPALNPA
- a CDS encoding PfkB family carbohydrate kinase, yielding MTAQPRPVAPNILCVGMPVRDLVFRVESIPARGNKMRATHFTEYSGGNALNASIAIARLGGRVLMSGPMGHVGEKAAEQIFEDLAREGIDGSAMVQMPGLVTPISNIMIDHTGERTIVTYRDPKMWDVTLPDTNELLKDCEAVLTENRCVFVRDLCFEAKRRGIPVILDADRAMPLDEPLLQASTHIVFSAEALHAATGAEDGIAALRTIAALTPAFVGVTNGAGGMTWLEDGNVRHMAAFPIAAVDTLGAGDVFHGAFTIAIAEGQPLEAAVRFSAAAAALKCTRHGGAFGSPQRVEVEEFLTKSAIPHFA
- a CDS encoding HIT domain-containing protein; its protein translation is MSSSWSLHHQLAKDTLEVGDLPLSRLLIIKDSNYPWLLLVPRRAGASDLIDLNEVEQAQLTTEINRVSRALKEITKPDKLNVAALGNVVPQLHVHIIARRTSDAAWPRPVWGLVAAAPYDPAEAVRFTQALREKIWIT
- a CDS encoding DNA polymerase III subunit gamma/tau, whose amino-acid sequence is MPDSDLPGLSAGDQAGLGLADTGAAGTASASGYRVLARKYRPSNFNDLIGQEAMVRTVSNAFETGRIPQAWILTGVRGVGKTTTARILARALNYELPDGSVKGPTIAMPTPGVHCQAIMESRHIDVLEMDAASHTGIDDVRQITDGVRYAPSSARYKVYIIDEVHMLSEKAFNAFLKTLEEPPEHAKFVFATTEIRKVPVTVLSRCQRFDLRRVDADVLMSHLGNIVTREGVEAEPEALGLIARAAEGSVRDSLSLLDQAIAHAAGLVRAEDVRQMLGLADRTRVIDLFEHLAKGDIASAFAEFREQYDTGADPVVVLSDLAEFVNFVTRVKVVPATADNVALGEAERTRGREFATKLSMRVLSRMWQMLLKGIAEVQNATRPQAAAEMVLVRIAYVADLPTPDEAIKMIGEGGGAPAASSAVSSGGAAPRSLVPSALADRNAAPRGIVSPVMGLAGARTGNETMARQQPRPVEVAATQAAPTLRLSSYPEIVALASEKRDIALKAALEADLRLVRMEDGRLEIALERSAARSVVNDLQRKLEQWTGRRWAVIVSNEEGQPTLRAQAREQKDKLTEDVQADPRVQAVMAAFPGTQVVDVRRLAPEPPPAVMPIEDDADGDDDDL
- a CDS encoding YbaB/EbfC family nucleoid-associated protein, coding for MADFLGMMKQAAQLQSKMKEMQEQLDLIEVEGSAGGNMVTVRMTAKMELKSVSIDPSLMKAEEREVLEDLLVAAQNDARRKAEEAMQERMQAITGGLNIPGLGLG
- the recR gene encoding recombination mediator RecR; translated protein: MASTVAGPEIERLIQLLARLPGLGPRSARRAALHLIKKREALMAPLTSALQVAIERIQVCSTCGNIDTQNPCTICTDPRRDPSIIVVVADVADLWALERAHATQGRYHVLGATLSPLDGIGPQDLTIDALVTRAQASDVTEIILALNATVDGQTTAHYVTDLLQDAGVKVTRLAHGVPVGGELDYLDEGTLSAAMRQRTLF